The genomic stretch GTCTGTTACAGAAATTGAAGATGACGCGTTTGTAGGAAGTAATGTGAATTTAATTGCACCTGTTAAAGTAGGCAAAGGCGCTTATGTCGTTGCAGGATCAACGATTACGCACTCTGTATCAGATAATGACCTTGCTATTGCAAGAGTCCGTCAAGAAAATAAGCCGGGATACGCAGATAAGATTCGTGCTCGTGCCAAAGCTAAGAAAAACAACAAGAATTCATAATGAAATGCTGTTCTATACGAATAGCGCCGACTTTTATGAGCAGAACTAAAATCGATTCCAATGAACCAGCACGGAGGTTTTCTATTTTATGACTTATTTTGATTCCAAACTAAAAATATTTACTTGTAACTCTAACCCGAAACTCGCACATCAAATTGCCGACTACATCGGAATTCCAATGGGTGAGTCTCATACAACAAGCTTTAGCGATGGCGAGATTCAAGTAAAACTGTCAGAGAGTGTACGTGGCAGCCATGTGTATATCGTACAATCCACTTGCTTGCCAGTTAACGACAACTTGATGGAAATGCTTGTTATGATTGATGCACTAAAGCGTGCTTCTGCTAAAACCATTAACGTAGTTATTCCGTATTATGGATATGCAAGACAAGACCGTAAAGCACGTTCTAGAGATCCAATTACGGCTAAACTCGTAGCAAACTTGATTGAAAAAGCAGGAGCGACACGTGTTATTGCTATGGACCTGCATGCAATGCAGATTCAAGGATTTTTTGATATCCCTGTAGATCATATGCTTGCAGTTCCAATTATTGCACAATACTTCCGCTCCAAGCAGATCGAGAATCCGGTTGTTGTATCTCCGGACCATGGCGGCGTTGTACGCGCAAGAAAATTGGCTGATTTCCTAAATGCGCCGCTTGCTATTATTGACAAGCGCAGACCTGAACCGAATGTAAGTGAAGTGATGAATATCATCGGTAACATTGAAGGGAAAACAGCAATTCTAATTGATGATATTATCGATACAGCAGGTACGATTGTTCTTGGCGCGAATGCACTGATGGAAGGCGGAGCGAAAGAAGTGTACGCTTGCTGTACTCATCCCGTTCTTTCCGGACCTGCTATGGAACGACTGGAGAACTCACCGCTTAAGGAAGTTGTAGTGACGGATACCATTCCGATTACTCATCCAAATCCAACGAATAAGCTGAATGTGCTTTCTGTAGCACCGCTACTAGGCGAAGCTATTATCCGGGTTCATGAGGAATTGTCGATTAGTAAATTGTTCGAAATTGAATAGTTCTGCATAGTTAACATGAAAGAGGGGTTACATTGTCTTGGATAAGACATTGTAACCCCTGTCGGCGTATGATCTGATTTTAGTACCCTGGCCTTGAAATAAAGTAGTGGCAGGCACGGTTAAATAAAACACTGCCCACTTCCACAAAATGTTCATCGTAATGAGTGATGTAACCAATATCGATGTGTCTGTCTCGGTCATACACTTGTACCGGTATGGCCTGTTCCATATGATGCTGAAACTGGGACAGCTGCGTTAAACGTTCTATATCGTGGCGCATAACCGGGTCACCCTTTCATTGGTTGCTATTACTCGCTTTCCGCTGTATACAATTGTTTTTATTGTAAAGTGAAAAAGACCGTAAGTCCACATCAGCGGATCTAGCGATGTCTTTTTTGATATTTTGTTCGTTACTCATCTATAAGAGGAAGGAGGAGCATATTATGAAATGGATTGTAGGACTTGGGAATCCAGGTTCTGAATATGCTAAGACAAGACATAATGTTGGATTTATGGCACTGGATGCCTTAGCAGAACGACATAACATATCTATTAATCAGAGCAAGTGTAAGGCGCTTATTGGAGAAGGAATGATCCAAGGAGAAAAAGCGGTTCTGATTAAGCCGATGACCTATATGAATCTTTCTGGAGAAACAGTCCGAGCTTATATGGATTATTATAAGGTTGCCCTGGAAGATTTAATTGTGGTCTACGATGATATGGATACAGAGGTTGGAAAAATACGACTTCGGTATCAAGGAAGCGCGGGCGGACATAATGGAATTAAATCCATCATCCAGCATACAGGTACTCAGCAGTTCAACCGAATACGCATGGGTATCTCAAGACCCGAACCAGGGCATGCCATTGTTGATTATGTCCTTTCCAACTTTCCAAAGAAGGAAAAAGAGGCGCTGACTTCAATGATAGAGTCCACTTGTGATGCTTTGGAGTATGCAATGAAGGAATCATTCGAGAGAACAATGGCTAAATTTAATGGCTAATTTTTAATTCTATTCTGATCGATGGGCTAAACTGGCAGTCTCCTGGAAAGACTAAAGATATTAATCTCTTTCAGGAGGCATATCTATGCAAATCCATTATGTCTGTCGTCATTGCCGCTCATCTATAGGAAGTATCGAGGCGGATCTAACGACAGAGGTCCGATTAGGTCTTCATTTCTTGACCCCTTCAGAGCGTCAAGATATAATTGCCTATAATTCAAAAGGCGAGCAGATTGTCAGTATTACCTGCAGCTATTGTACGGAAGCAATCATGGACCATCCAGAGCTTAGCCTCATTGCAAGTCCCTTGCAGTAAGCTTACGTTTATGAACATAAGATTCATTGAGCTTTATGGGAAGACTCATTCCATTCCCTCTAGCCTTGGCTGTAAGTGCTGAGGCTTTTTTTTCAGTTACAGAGCAGTAAATAAGCGGCATGTTCTGACTTTACCTATGGTAAGGCCAGATAAAAAAGATTATGATGAGATAACCAGTATCCAAAAGTTTACATTTACCATGCAGACTATCTTTTATAAATAGCAGATAGATTAGAAAGTGATAAGAGAGGTGCCCCTTTTGCTACAAGCACTTATTGATGCCTATTCCAAAGATTCTGATTTTGAATCGATTGCATCCGGCGTTACGTCGGGAATGAAGGAGCAGTTGATCTCCGGTTTGACTGGGTCGGCTCGTCAAATCATGATAGCTGCCTTACACAAGCATCTAGATCGACCAATGCTCGTTGTGACCCATAATATGTTTGCAGCGCAGAAAGTGGCAGATGATCTACAGGAAGCGCTTTCTGCAGATCAAGTCCTTTTATACCCTGCAAACGAGTTAATTGCTGCGGAGGCAGCTATATCAAGTCCAGAAACCCTTGCACAGCGTATAGATGTTCTCCTCAAGTGTGCCAAAGGATTTCGTGGTATTGTCGTTATTCCTTTATCGGGAGCTCGCCGGTATTTACCTTCTCCTGAGATTATTGCAAATGCGGAAATTACATTACAGCAGGGCGGAACGCTTGAGCTGGATTCCTTCCTTCGCGGTATGGTGGAGCTGGGATATGAACGAGTTGAACGCGTAGAAACACAAGGAGAGATGAGCATCCGTGGAGGGATCATTGACTTCTTCCCTGTGACTTCTGGGCTTGCTTATCGTGTGGAATTATTTGATGATGAGATTGATTCGATACGTACCTTTGATCCGATAGATCAGCGTTCTATTGATAAGATTAATCAGGTTGTCATTACACCTTGCAAGGAATTAATTGCAAACGAAGCGAAAATGAAGCAAGCCGCAGATCGAGCGGCCATTTTGCTTGAAGAACAATTAGAAAAGACGACCGACCGGCAGGCGAAACTTCGTCTACGCGATGAAATCCATCGTGAGATCGAACTGCTGCGTGAACATGTCTATTTTCCTGAAATATATAAATATGTAACAGAGTTATACCCTGAGAAACAAACTATCTATGACTTTATGCCCCAGGATACAGTCCTGATATTTGACGAGCCGGCCAGGCTTCTGGAAACGGGAAAACAACTTGAGCGGGATGAGTCCGAGTGGAGTATGCATTTGCTCCAAAATGGCAAAACGCTGCCACAGCTTACTCTTTCCCTTGATCATGAAGAAGTTTTATATAAACGTCCATTCCAGACGTTATTTATTTCTGTTTTCCTAAGACAGGTTCCACATACATTACCTCAGAACATTCTGAACATGGTCAGCCGCAGTATGCAGGACTTCCATGGCCAAATGAATGTGCTAAAAGCGGAAATGGAGCGCTGGCAAAAAGCAGGCGTACAGGTCTTTATGCTGGCAAGCAGCGAAGAACGACTGGACCGAATGCGCCGTGTATTACAGGATTACGATATACATGAACCGACCATGATGATCGGCAGCTTACAGAGTGGTTTTGAGATGCCTTCGATTCATTTAGCCGTCATTACGGAAGGCGAGATGTTCTCCCAAAAACAACGTAAAGTTCGCAAACCTATTCGTAATGTAGATAATGCAGAACGTATTAAGAGTTACAGTGAACTTAAGGTTGGGGATTATGTTGTCCATCAGAACCACGGTATTGGTAAGTATATGGGGATCGGCACATTAGAAGTAGGTGGAATCCATAAGGATTACATGCATATTCTATATGCTGGCGGAGATAAGCTGTCTGTTCCTATTGAACAGATTGACCTCATCCAGAAGTATGTAGGATCAGAAGAGAAAGAACCAAAAATCTATAAACTTGGCGGCAATGACTGGACACGTGTTAAAAATAAAGTTCGGAGTTCTGTTCAGGATATAGCGGATGATTTGATCAAACTGTATGCAGCTCGTCAATCTTCACCTGGTTATGCCTTTGAAAAAGATACGGCCGAACAGCAGGAATTTGAAGATTTATTCCCTTATGATGAAACAAGGGATCAGGAAAGAGCAATTGAAGAAATTAAAAAAGACATGGAACAAAGTCGTCCTATGGATCGTTTATTATGCGGGGATGTAGGATACGGCAAAACCGAAGTAGCCATCCGAGCTGCATTCAAAGCAGCAATCGAAGGGAAACAGGTTGCAGTACTTGTTCCTACAACGATTCTTGCGCAGCAACATTATGAAACATTCCGTGAGCGTTTTTCTGGATATCCATTTAATGTGAGCGTTCTGAGCCGGTTCCGTTCTCGTAAGGAACAGAATGAGACGACGAAGGGAATCAAGGATGGAACTATTGATATTGTAATCGGTACGCATCGTTTATTATCTCAAGACCTTGTCTTTAAAGATCTGGGGCTGCTGATTGTGGATGAGGAACAACGTTTTGGGGTGACTCATAAAGAAAAGCTCAAGAAGCTGAAGACGAATGTGGACGTACTAACACTAACGGCAACACCAATTCCTCGAACCCTTCATATGTCTATGCTGGGTGTACGTGACTTATCAGTTATTGAGACGCCTCCAGAAAACCGTTTCCCTGTGCAGACCTATGTTGTTGAGCACAGTCAGACTTTGGTTCGGGAAGCTATAGAGCGGGAACTGGCAAGAGGCGGGCAAGTGTACTACCTATATAACCGTGTTCAAGGAATTCAAGAGATGGCTGCGGAGATTTCAGATCTTGTCCCTGGCGCAAAAGTCGGTGTGGGGCATGGGCAGATGACAGAGTCCGAACTTGAGAAGACGATTCTTGATTTTCTGGATGGAGAGTTTGACGTGCTTGTCAGCACCAGTATTATTGAAACAGGGGTTGATATCCCGAACGTCAATACATTGATCGTACATGATGCTGATAAAATGGGACTTTCTCAGCTGTATCAGCTGCGCGGACGAGTTGGACGTTCCAACCGAATAGCGTATGCCTATTTTACGTATCAAAGGGATAAAGTTCTGACAGAAGTAGCAGAAAAAAGGCTTCAATCCATCAAGGAGTTTACAGAGCTTGGCTCCGGTTTCAAAATTGCTATGCGGGATCTAACGATTCGGGGAGCTGGAAACCTGCTTGGAGCAGAGCAGCACGGGTTTATCGCCTCAGTCGGTTTTGATCTCTACTCACAGATGCTCGCCGAAGAAATTAATAAACGTAAAGTGACCATGCTGGGTGAGGAAGCTCCACAAGAATCCAGCTGGACAACAGCCATTGATCTAGCGATCGATGCTTACTTACCATCTGATTACATCTATGACAGCATTCAAAAAATTGAAATTTACAAAAAAGTGGCTGTTCTTGCTTCCTTTGATGATACGATGGAATTAGAAGATGAACTGGTGGATCGTTTTGGTGATTTACCAGAGGCAGTTACGAATTTGCTCACTGTGGCGAGACTTAAAATCTATGGTAAAGCCTATGGTATTGAGTCGATTGTACAGCGAGGAGATGACATAACTTTAAAATTCTATGAGGGTCAAGAAAATGCTGTAAATGGAGTAAAACTTATTCAGATTGGAAATCAGTTTGAAAGACGTGTACAATTTGAACAAGGACAAAGTATGTCTATTCATGTAAAAGGTAAAGGACTCAGCGATTTGGAGCTTCTTCAATTGCTAGAGAAATTCCTTGCAGCCATGAAGGATGCTTTTAAATCAAAGGGGGAACTTCAAGATGTTGCGAAGTAATAAAAAATCCTGGAAGACGATTGCGGTGACAATGGTCGGCGTATTATCAATATCTCTTCTGGCTGCTTGTGGAAATGGCGATGATCAGAATTCGGCAAGCGACGATAAGAGTGCGATCATCGTTAAATATGATGGCGGCGAAATTACAGAGAATGAATTTAACACTGAGATGAAAATCATGAAATTTATGAGTCCTCAGTACGCACAGCTCATGGAAATGGATGAATTCCGTGAATATCTAGTTGAGCAGCAAGTGACTTATGAGTATTTGAGCAATCAAGCTTCTGAGGAATCCAAGAAACAAGGAGAAGAAGAAGCAGACAATCAGCTTGCTCAGATGAAAGAACAAGTTGGAGATGAGCAGTGGAAAGCAATGCTCGAAAATTATGAACTTACAGAAGCAGATATCAAAAATTATATGGCTCGTGTTTTGACCATTGTTAAGGATAAATCACCAAAAGTAACAGAAGAAGAGCTTAAAGCACAATACGACGCTAGCCCGGAACAATTTATTACAGCTACCGTTCGTCACGTCCTGATTAGCTTCCAAGATCCTGAAACACAAGAAGAGCGTGCAGAAGGGGAAGCACTGAAAATCGCAAAAGAGGTAAAAGCAAAACTGGATAAAGGGGAAGACTTTGCTGCGGTAGCAAAAAAATACTCCGAGGATCCAGGTTCTGCTGAAAATGGCGGTTTGTATGAAGATACTCCTATTGTATCTTGGGTAGAAGCTTTCAAAGAAGCTGCTAAAACTTTAGAAATTAACAAGATCAGTGATCCTGTTGAAACCGATTATGGATATCACATTATCAAGGTAGAGAAACGTACAGAACCAACCTTTGAAGAATTAACACAGGAACAAAAAGATACCCTTGCGAATACGATCGTAAATACACAAATCCAGACCTTCATGGAAAAAGAGCTTGATGGAATTATGAAAGGTGAAATCAAGCTTCCTGCAAATCCTGCAGCAGAAAAAGAAGGAACGGATACAGAGGGAACAGGTACTGAGGGTACACAATCGGAAACTCCAGAAGGTTCCGATACAGGAACTGAAGGGACTGACAAAGGTACAGATCAAGGAACAACAGGTACCGAAGGAACCGATGCAGGTAAAGAAAGTACAGATAAAACAACCGACGGCAAATAACCCGATCGGACAAGCAGCACAGTATAGGACGTAATCCATTAGACGCGGGGAACCGCGTCTTTTTGGTATACCAAAACCTTCTAAGAAGGTTAATTCTTTTATGATGGCAAATTTTTAAAATCACTTTATCGAACGATATTAAAAGGTCTATGTATAAGGAAATGGGAACAGATGAATACTATGGTTTAGATATCACACTAAACTAACTACCTTAATCCCTCCGTTATAAAAAGGACAGTAGTTGAAAAATCTTCTCGAGAAAGTGAGGCAACATGTAAATGAAAGCTACTGGTATCGTCCGCCGTATTGATGACCTCGGTCGTGTCGTAATTCCCAAAGAAATTCGTCGTACTTTACGCATTCGTGAAGGTGATCCGCTTGAAATTTTTGTGGATCGGGATGGCGAGGTTATTCTGAAGAAGTATTCACCGATTGGTGAATTGGGTGATTTTGCAAAGGAATATGCGGAATCCTTGTTTGAAAGTACAGGACATGTAACGCTCATTACTGACCGTGATACGATTATTACGGTAGCAGGCGGATCTAAAAAAGAATACCTGGAGAAGCAAATCGGAAATTTGGTTGAGCACTCCATGGATAACCGTAAAACGTTGCTTGAGAACAGCAGTGGATCTTATGAAATTGCTAAAGATCATAACGAAACTTTATCATCCTTTGTTGTAGCACCGATTATATCTGGAGGAGATCCTATTGGTGCCGTGATACTGTACAGCAAAGATGAATCAACAAAAATGTCTCAACTTGAAGTGAAAATGTCTGAAACCGCAGCCGCGTTTCTTGGCAAGCAAATGGAGCAGTAAAGAACATTAAACTCCCGCCTGTAAGAGGGCAGGAGTTTTTTGCTTTTACATAAAGAGGTATAATAGGTTTCGTATTGTAAAGAAACATAGCGTCTACCCTAAAGAAGAAGTAGGTAAGCCTATATGAAATCAATGGAAACCAGTACAAAAATGCTCCAAGGAGCATTTATACTCAGCGTTGCTGCACTATTATCAAAACTGATTGGAACACTGCAGAAGATCCCTCTGCAAAATATAGCGGGTGACAGTGTATTTGGTATTTATAATACGGTTTACCCTTTTTACATGATGTTCATTACACTCGCGACAGCTGGTTTCCCTATCGCAGTATCCAAGCTGGTTGCTGAAGCCAACGCTAGGGGAGACCAAGCCGAAGGTGAGCGTGTTCTTAAAGTTACTTCTGTGCTCTTAGCAGTACTTGGAGGCCTGCTCAGCCTGCTCATGTATCAATTCGCTCCGCAGATTAGCCGTTTTATTGATAATGAAGAGGTAGTTCTCTCCATTCGTACTGCTTCTTTGGCATTTTTATTTGTGCCTGTCATGACAGGTCTTAGGGGATACTTCCAGGGCTTGCAGGATATGATGCCTACGGCTGTTTCTCAGATCACAGAGCAG from Paenibacillus polygoni encodes the following:
- a CDS encoding ribose-phosphate diphosphokinase; this encodes MTYFDSKLKIFTCNSNPKLAHQIADYIGIPMGESHTTSFSDGEIQVKLSESVRGSHVYIVQSTCLPVNDNLMEMLVMIDALKRASAKTINVVIPYYGYARQDRKARSRDPITAKLVANLIEKAGATRVIAMDLHAMQIQGFFDIPVDHMLAVPIIAQYFRSKQIENPVVVSPDHGGVVRARKLADFLNAPLAIIDKRRPEPNVSEVMNIIGNIEGKTAILIDDIIDTAGTIVLGANALMEGGAKEVYACCTHPVLSGPAMERLENSPLKEVVVTDTIPITHPNPTNKLNVLSVAPLLGEAIIRVHEELSISKLFEIE
- a CDS encoding peptidylprolyl isomerase, whose amino-acid sequence is MLRSNKKSWKTIAVTMVGVLSISLLAACGNGDDQNSASDDKSAIIVKYDGGEITENEFNTEMKIMKFMSPQYAQLMEMDEFREYLVEQQVTYEYLSNQASEESKKQGEEEADNQLAQMKEQVGDEQWKAMLENYELTEADIKNYMARVLTIVKDKSPKVTEEELKAQYDASPEQFITATVRHVLISFQDPETQEERAEGEALKIAKEVKAKLDKGEDFAAVAKKYSEDPGSAENGGLYEDTPIVSWVEAFKEAAKTLEINKISDPVETDYGYHIIKVEKRTEPTFEELTQEQKDTLANTIVNTQIQTFMEKELDGIMKGEIKLPANPAAEKEGTDTEGTGTEGTQSETPEGSDTGTEGTDKGTDQGTTGTEGTDAGKESTDKTTDGK
- the spoVT gene encoding stage V sporulation protein T gives rise to the protein MKATGIVRRIDDLGRVVIPKEIRRTLRIREGDPLEIFVDRDGEVILKKYSPIGELGDFAKEYAESLFESTGHVTLITDRDTIITVAGGSKKEYLEKQIGNLVEHSMDNRKTLLENSSGSYEIAKDHNETLSSFVVAPIISGGDPIGAVILYSKDESTKMSQLEVKMSETAAAFLGKQMEQ
- a CDS encoding anti-sigma-F factor Fin, producing MQIHYVCRHCRSSIGSIEADLTTEVRLGLHFLTPSERQDIIAYNSKGEQIVSITCSYCTEAIMDHPELSLIASPLQ
- the pth gene encoding aminoacyl-tRNA hydrolase — protein: MKWIVGLGNPGSEYAKTRHNVGFMALDALAERHNISINQSKCKALIGEGMIQGEKAVLIKPMTYMNLSGETVRAYMDYYKVALEDLIVVYDDMDTEVGKIRLRYQGSAGGHNGIKSIIQHTGTQQFNRIRMGISRPEPGHAIVDYVLSNFPKKEKEALTSMIESTCDALEYAMKESFERTMAKFNG
- the mfd gene encoding transcription-repair coupling factor, yielding MLQALIDAYSKDSDFESIASGVTSGMKEQLISGLTGSARQIMIAALHKHLDRPMLVVTHNMFAAQKVADDLQEALSADQVLLYPANELIAAEAAISSPETLAQRIDVLLKCAKGFRGIVVIPLSGARRYLPSPEIIANAEITLQQGGTLELDSFLRGMVELGYERVERVETQGEMSIRGGIIDFFPVTSGLAYRVELFDDEIDSIRTFDPIDQRSIDKINQVVITPCKELIANEAKMKQAADRAAILLEEQLEKTTDRQAKLRLRDEIHREIELLREHVYFPEIYKYVTELYPEKQTIYDFMPQDTVLIFDEPARLLETGKQLERDESEWSMHLLQNGKTLPQLTLSLDHEEVLYKRPFQTLFISVFLRQVPHTLPQNILNMVSRSMQDFHGQMNVLKAEMERWQKAGVQVFMLASSEERLDRMRRVLQDYDIHEPTMMIGSLQSGFEMPSIHLAVITEGEMFSQKQRKVRKPIRNVDNAERIKSYSELKVGDYVVHQNHGIGKYMGIGTLEVGGIHKDYMHILYAGGDKLSVPIEQIDLIQKYVGSEEKEPKIYKLGGNDWTRVKNKVRSSVQDIADDLIKLYAARQSSPGYAFEKDTAEQQEFEDLFPYDETRDQERAIEEIKKDMEQSRPMDRLLCGDVGYGKTEVAIRAAFKAAIEGKQVAVLVPTTILAQQHYETFRERFSGYPFNVSVLSRFRSRKEQNETTKGIKDGTIDIVIGTHRLLSQDLVFKDLGLLIVDEEQRFGVTHKEKLKKLKTNVDVLTLTATPIPRTLHMSMLGVRDLSVIETPPENRFPVQTYVVEHSQTLVREAIERELARGGQVYYLYNRVQGIQEMAAEISDLVPGAKVGVGHGQMTESELEKTILDFLDGEFDVLVSTSIIETGVDIPNVNTLIVHDADKMGLSQLYQLRGRVGRSNRIAYAYFTYQRDKVLTEVAEKRLQSIKEFTELGSGFKIAMRDLTIRGAGNLLGAEQHGFIASVGFDLYSQMLAEEINKRKVTMLGEEAPQESSWTTAIDLAIDAYLPSDYIYDSIQKIEIYKKVAVLASFDDTMELEDELVDRFGDLPEAVTNLLTVARLKIYGKAYGIESIVQRGDDITLKFYEGQENAVNGVKLIQIGNQFERRVQFEQGQSMSIHVKGKGLSDLELLQLLEKFLAAMKDAFKSKGELQDVAK